In Bradyrhizobium sp. 195, the sequence AATGGCGCTATCACACCGCCCTCATAAGGTGAATGCCTGACCATGCCTGAATTGCCCGAAGTCGAGACCGTCCGCCGCGGCCTTCAGCCCGTCATGGAGGGTGCGAAAATCCTCAATGCGGAGGCCCGCCGGCCCGATTTGCGCTTCCCGTTCCAACCGGATTTCGTGGCCCGGCTCAAGGGCCAGGTCGTCACGGGGCTCGGCCGCCGCGCAAAATATCTCATGGCCGATCTCGCCTCCGGCGACGTGCTCTTGATGCATCTGGGCATGTCGGGCTCGTTCCGTGTCATCAAGCCGGACAACGACGTGCAGCCCGGCGAGTTTCACTATCCGAAGGCCAAGGATTCCGCGCACGACCACGTGCTGTTTCGGATGTCCTCCGGTGCCGACATCGTCTTCAACGATCCGCGCCGTTTCGGTTACATGAAAGTGATCGCCCGCAACGCGCTCGAGGAGGAGCCGTTGCTGCGCGGGCTCGGCCCCGAGCCGCTCGGCAACGAGTTCGATGCCGCGATGCTGGCGCGCTCCTGCGCCGGCAAGACCACGAGCCTGAAGGCGGCGCTGCTCGACCAGCGCGTGGTCGCCGGGCTCGGCAACATCTATGTCTGCGAAGCCCTGCATCGCTCGCATCTGTCGCCGCGCCGGATCGCCGCGACGCTCGCGACCAAAGCCGGACAACGCAAAGGCGTTGCCGGGGGCGAACCGACCGATCACGCCAAGCGATTGGTCAGCGCGATCCACACCGTGCTGAACGACGCCATCAAGGCCGGCGGCTCATCACTGCGCGACCATCGCCAGACCTCGGGCGAGCTCGGCTATTTCCAGCACTCGTTCAAGGTCTATGACCGCGAAGGCGAGAAGTGCACGACGCCGCGCTGCGGCGGCACGATCAAGCGCTTCACCCAGAACGGTCGCTCCACCTTCTGGTGTGCGAAATGTCAGAAGTGACGTAGCCCGTAGCCCGGATGGAGCGCAGCGCAATCCGGGATCTTCGCTCAAGGGATGCAGGCGTCCCGGATTGCGCTACGCTCCATCCGGGCTACGAAAGCGACTCTCGGCTTCAGTGCCAAGCTGCAGCAACAGATTCCGTCATTGCGAGGAGCCCTCTGCGACGAAGCAATCCAGACTTCCGCCGCGGCGGGATTCTGGATTGCTTCGCTGCGCTCGCAATGACGATGGGGATAGGGCGTTTTCAAAAAACGCGAAGCGAAGCAATCCGGCCGGGCTGGTGGCTGGATTGCTTCGTCGCTGGGGCCCTTCCGGATGGTGAAGGGCCGACTGCCGTCTGAGCGATCGCCCCGCTCAGGACGCCAGCGTCGTGGTCTCGTCCGCCGAAAGCTCGGCGGCGGCATGCAGCATGCCGTCCGCGCCCGACATGACTTGGTCGATCAGGACGCCGGTTGTCGCAGCGAGTTCGAGCCGGGCCTCAATCCAGCGCCAGAGACCGCGAATCTCGTCCGCCGACTTTCCGTTCGGCGCGAATTCGCTGACGGCAAGGCCGTTCGCGAGCGAGTCCTGGTGATCGTTGCGCGTCACGATCAGCGGGCGCGCGAGCACCTCGGCGAGATCAAGCGCGGCTTCCTCGGCGAGCGTGTTGGCGGCGTTATCGATGCGCTGGCCGCGGATCGGCGTCTGGTTCAGCACGAAGCTGTAGGGCCGCTTCCAGGCGCGCGCGACGCTGAGCGTCGAGGCGGTTGCCTCGATATCGGCGACGCTCGGGCGGGCCGGGATCAAGCAGAGATCGGAATGACGGATCGCCGCGGTGGTCGCAGCGCTGAGGCCGGCGGCAGTGTCGACGATCGCGAGCTGCAGGCCGCTGTCGGCCAGCATCTTCAGGCGCGGCGCGATGTCGGCGGCATGGTAGATCGGCTCGACGACGAGATCATCGGCGGTACGGCGGCGCTGCCAGTTGGACAGGGTGCCCTGCGGGTCGGTCTCGATCATGCGGACGGTGAAGCCCGCCTGCTTGGCCGCGAGTGCGATGCCGATGGTGAGCGTGCTCTTGCCACTGCCACCCTTTTGGGTGGCCAGTACGATCGTGTGCATTTGAAGATCAATCCTTTGGAGTGCTTGGGTCAGGAATACGCCACGCGAACGTGCATCGATCTCGATGCTGAGCTCTTCTCGCTCAGGACGTGCCGGCCCGATCCAAAGGGGATCGCGGAGGTCCGAATCAGCAGTAGCGATGATGGCGGAATAGGGAATGCCAGCTAATCCGTACCATTACTGGACCCGTAGTGGTACGTGTGACGATGCTCGCGGCGTAGTTGATCTGGTGCCCCCGACGCAGCGGAGCGGCATGTCATGCCGTACCGCGTCCCGAACACGAGAGCGTGGCGCTGCCCTACTTCCGGACGCAGATCACGCGGACGACGGCGGCTTTCGCATCCGTCGACGTGCCATTCGCGGCGACTCCGTTCGCCTTCAGGAAATCACGCACCGCGTCCGCGGATACCATCACGGCCTGCGACGCCGGCACCGATGTCGCGGGTCCCGCCACCATT encodes:
- the mutM gene encoding bifunctional DNA-formamidopyrimidine glycosylase/DNA-(apurinic or apyrimidinic site) lyase, encoding MPELPEVETVRRGLQPVMEGAKILNAEARRPDLRFPFQPDFVARLKGQVVTGLGRRAKYLMADLASGDVLLMHLGMSGSFRVIKPDNDVQPGEFHYPKAKDSAHDHVLFRMSSGADIVFNDPRRFGYMKVIARNALEEEPLLRGLGPEPLGNEFDAAMLARSCAGKTTSLKAALLDQRVVAGLGNIYVCEALHRSHLSPRRIAATLATKAGQRKGVAGGEPTDHAKRLVSAIHTVLNDAIKAGGSSLRDHRQTSGELGYFQHSFKVYDREGEKCTTPRCGGTIKRFTQNGRSTFWCAKCQK
- a CDS encoding ParA family protein, which translates into the protein MHTIVLATQKGGSGKSTLTIGIALAAKQAGFTVRMIETDPQGTLSNWQRRRTADDLVVEPIYHAADIAPRLKMLADSGLQLAIVDTAAGLSAATTAAIRHSDLCLIPARPSVADIEATASTLSVARAWKRPYSFVLNQTPIRGQRIDNAANTLAEEAALDLAEVLARPLIVTRNDHQDSLANGLAVSEFAPNGKSADEIRGLWRWIEARLELAATTGVLIDQVMSGADGMLHAAAELSADETTTLAS